A genomic stretch from Leptotrichia sp. HSP-536 includes:
- a CDS encoding ATP-binding cassette domain-containing protein translates to MKNNDLINKLTISELSKKYPFAENFFTENNLPVETFQDKTFHEFIVTFAEDKIEDFALDVEKIEESLVDYIEQMKLFLGMEEENSIDMLTIVAGQDKSGNKEGFERLDIYKSEIISIVGPTGSGKSRLLADIEWTAQKDTPTQRQILINGELPDKKWRYSSNNKLVAQLSQNMNFVMDLSVKEFLELHAQSRMIENIDETVEKIITAANNLAGEQFDLTTAITALSGGQSRALMIADTAILSSSPIVLIDEIENAGIDRKKALELLVSSDKIVLMATHDPTLALIADKRIIIKNGGISKIITTSPEEKKILKKLDEMDDIIQKMRSDLRKGEILKSDF, encoded by the coding sequence ATGAAAAATAACGATTTAATAAATAAATTGACTATTAGTGAACTTAGCAAGAAATATCCCTTTGCAGAAAACTTTTTTACGGAAAACAACTTGCCTGTGGAAACTTTTCAGGATAAGACATTTCACGAGTTCATCGTAACTTTTGCAGAAGATAAAATCGAGGACTTTGCACTGGATGTGGAAAAAATTGAGGAAAGTCTAGTTGATTATATTGAGCAGATGAAACTTTTTTTGGGAATGGAAGAGGAAAATTCGATTGATATGCTTACAATTGTCGCTGGGCAAGATAAATCTGGGAATAAAGAGGGATTTGAGCGACTTGATATTTATAAATCAGAAATAATTTCTATTGTTGGGCCTACAGGTTCTGGAAAATCAAGACTTCTTGCCGACATCGAATGGACTGCCCAGAAAGATACTCCAACACAGCGTCAAATTCTTATAAACGGTGAACTTCCAGACAAAAAATGGCGTTATTCCTCAAACAACAAACTAGTCGCACAATTATCACAAAACATGAACTTCGTTATGGATTTATCAGTAAAGGAATTTCTAGAACTGCACGCTCAAAGCCGAATGATTGAAAACATTGATGAAACTGTGGAAAAAATCATTACCGCCGCAAACAATCTGGCTGGAGAGCAATTTGACTTAACTACTGCAATCACAGCCCTAAGCGGTGGACAATCCCGTGCTTTGATGATTGCCGACACAGCCATTTTAAGCTCATCTCCAATTGTCCTAATTGACGAAATTGAAAATGCAGGAATTGACAGGAAAAAAGCCTTGGAATTACTTGTTTCCTCAGATAAAATCGTATTAATGGCAACACACGACCCAACATTGGCACTAATAGCGGATAAACGAATTATAATAAAAAATGGTGGAATCAGTAAAATTATTACAACAAGCCCTGAAGAAAAGAAAATTTTGAAAAAACTGGATGAAATGGATGATATTATTCAAAAAATGAGAAGCGATTTGAGAAAAGGGGAAATTTTAAAAAGTGATTTTTAA
- a CDS encoding GTP-binding protein: MNLIIFSGPPSSGKTSVILKTVEALKSQGMSVGVVKFDCLYTDDDKLYAKAGIPVKKGISGALCPDHFFVSNIEEVVQWGNSLGLSILITESAGLCNRCSPYIKDIKGVCVIDNLSGINTPKKIGPLLKAADIVIITKGDIVSQAEREVFASRVNSVNPKAVTMHVNGLTGQGAYELSTLLYEKELEIDSVQGMELRFPMPSALCSYCLGEKRIGEKYQMGNVRKMNLQQ, from the coding sequence ATGAATTTGATAATATTTTCAGGCCCACCATCATCAGGAAAAACAAGTGTTATTCTAAAAACAGTAGAAGCCTTAAAATCACAAGGGATGTCAGTTGGAGTAGTAAAATTTGACTGCCTTTACACAGATGATGACAAATTATACGCAAAAGCAGGAATTCCAGTAAAAAAAGGAATTTCAGGAGCTTTATGCCCAGATCATTTCTTCGTATCAAATATCGAGGAAGTCGTGCAATGGGGAAACAGCCTTGGGCTTTCAATATTAATTACAGAATCGGCAGGACTTTGCAACAGATGTTCGCCATATATCAAGGACATTAAGGGAGTCTGTGTAATCGACAATTTATCAGGAATTAATACACCTAAAAAGATTGGACCATTATTAAAAGCCGCTGATATTGTGATTATTACCAAAGGGGACATTGTTTCACAAGCTGAACGTGAAGTTTTTGCCTCACGTGTGAACTCTGTAAATCCAAAAGCTGTAACAATGCACGTTAACGGTCTTACTGGACAAGGAGCGTACGAATTAAGTACACTTCTTTACGAAAAAGAACTGGAAATAGACAGCGTTCAGGGAATGGAACTTAGATTTCCAATGCCATCGGCACTTTGCTCTTACTGCTTAGGAGAAAAGAGAATTGGTGAAAAATACCAGATGGGTAATGTCCGAAAAATGAATTTACAGCAGTAA
- a CDS encoding ABC transporter substrate-binding protein: MFSLDDTLYEIMNKYPEALDFFIANGFEQLKNKQMLKIMGKNITLKTALMAKKINQDLFVEKLETFLKKDADVDVSLDESKADENSDLIIEGVLPCPIRIPLLEGIKEWVNEQNEKNDYSISYTLKSANLGLDWVVEKVKTGNPDKVSDVLLSAGFELFFDKNLMGQYMENGIFETHLENMNKDFCNETIDLRDPKKRYAIMGVVPAIFLVNKTSLGDRKVPETWADLLNEEFEDSVALPMADLDLFNALLANLYKDFGMDGIHKLARSYKKSLHPAQMVKARTRTPEAPAVSIIPYFFSQMIDGTGDLEAVWPKDGALLSPIFMITKKSKADKIKPFMDLFMSNEIGTIFSANGKFPSTNPNVDNHLEEHQNFKWIGWDFIYSHDIGKIIRECEEEFNNDVQKSFTE, encoded by the coding sequence AGCAATTAAAGAATAAGCAAATGCTCAAGATTATGGGGAAAAATATTACTTTGAAAACAGCTCTTATGGCAAAAAAGATTAATCAGGATCTTTTTGTTGAAAAATTGGAAACATTTTTAAAAAAAGATGCAGATGTTGATGTTTCACTGGATGAAAGCAAGGCTGATGAGAATAGTGACTTAATAATCGAAGGAGTCCTGCCTTGCCCTATTAGAATACCACTTTTAGAAGGAATTAAGGAATGGGTAAATGAACAGAATGAAAAAAATGACTATTCTATTTCGTATACCTTGAAATCAGCAAATTTAGGACTTGACTGGGTTGTAGAAAAAGTTAAGACAGGAAATCCTGATAAAGTTTCAGATGTATTGCTTTCGGCTGGATTTGAACTATTTTTTGATAAAAATTTGATGGGGCAGTACATGGAAAATGGTATTTTTGAAACACACCTTGAAAATATGAATAAAGATTTCTGCAACGAAACTATTGACTTGCGGGATCCTAAAAAGCGTTACGCAATAATGGGAGTCGTGCCAGCAATATTTTTAGTAAACAAGACTTCTTTAGGTGACAGAAAAGTACCAGAAACTTGGGCAGACTTATTAAATGAAGAATTTGAAGATTCAGTTGCATTGCCAATGGCTGATTTGGACTTGTTTAATGCCCTTCTTGCAAATCTTTACAAAGATTTTGGAATGGATGGGATACATAAATTAGCACGTTCATACAAAAAGAGCCTGCATCCAGCTCAAATGGTAAAAGCTAGAACTCGGACGCCAGAAGCCCCTGCTGTCAGCATTATTCCATACTTCTTTTCGCAAATGATTGACGGAACAGGAGATTTGGAGGCTGTATGGCCAAAAGATGGAGCTTTGCTAAGCCCAATATTTATGATTACAAAAAAATCTAAGGCAGATAAAATCAAGCCATTTATGGACTTATTCATGTCAAATGAAATTGGAACAATTTTTTCTGCAAATGGAAAATTTCCATCAACAAATCCAAATGTGGATAACCATTTAGAAGAACATCAGAATTTCAAATGGATTGGCTGGGATTTTATTTATAGCCATGATATTGGGAAAATTATTCGTGAATGTGAAGAAGAATTTAATAATGATGTACAAAAAAGTTTTACAGAATAA
- a CDS encoding MFS transporter produces the protein MNLIDKNTKVYYISTFLLFLASTMPHSILTVLFLKKGLLMSQIVLMQSFFNLSMIIFEIPSGVMSDLYSRKKVYILSLLTLIITFFLIIFSKSLFWLSVAYTIYGLANALETGTLDVILINSLKNNETGLQKFLKYQKQISTFSSILGSGIGFLLYFKIGVNIYFISITLILINILLTVLFFSDENKKANENINFQIFKRHIAECISELKEKRVMKYYFIFFGIIQIFIQSHFQLWQKLFLDKGIGEKNFFVMYVLFQIIVIIAYNTNILLINMKKLYLLLISIFLMAITVIILKNNLIFTGIYLILCTIFFIINYYFEFNFNKILSKEKISAITSMKSFFSRIFSFGTLFVSSLLLRKISVVNLFVINVTVVIFVVMYLIFRINKSVRIKA, from the coding sequence ATGAATCTTATAGATAAAAATACCAAAGTTTACTATATAAGCACTTTTTTACTATTTTTAGCTTCCACAATGCCACATTCCATTCTGACTGTACTTTTTCTGAAAAAAGGCTTGTTAATGTCGCAGATTGTGCTAATGCAATCTTTTTTTAACCTTTCAATGATTATTTTTGAGATTCCAAGCGGAGTAATGTCGGATTTATATTCACGTAAAAAAGTCTATATTTTATCATTGCTCACATTGATTATAACTTTTTTCCTAATTATATTTTCTAAAAGCCTATTTTGGTTATCAGTTGCATATACAATATATGGATTGGCAAATGCACTGGAAACTGGAACACTTGATGTAATTTTAATAAATAGTTTGAAAAATAATGAAACTGGATTGCAAAAATTTTTAAAATATCAAAAGCAAATTTCGACTTTTTCCTCCATTTTAGGTTCAGGAATAGGATTTTTACTTTATTTTAAGATAGGTGTAAATATTTATTTTATTTCTATTACTTTGATACTTATCAATATATTGCTAACAGTCTTATTTTTTTCCGATGAGAATAAAAAAGCAAATGAAAATATAAACTTTCAAATTTTTAAAAGGCATATAGCCGAGTGCATTTCTGAATTAAAAGAAAAAAGAGTAATGAAGTATTATTTTATATTTTTTGGAATTATACAAATTTTTATTCAAAGCCATTTTCAGTTATGGCAAAAACTTTTTTTAGATAAAGGAATTGGAGAAAAGAATTTTTTTGTAATGTATGTGCTGTTTCAAATAATTGTAATTATTGCATACAATACAAATATTCTGCTTATAAATATGAAAAAATTGTACTTGTTATTAATTTCAATATTTTTAATGGCAATAACTGTAATAATATTAAAAAATAATCTAATATTTACAGGAATATACCTAATATTATGCACAATCTTTTTCATAATTAACTACTATTTTGAATTTAACTTTAATAAAATCCTGTCAAAAGAAAAAATAAGTGCAATAACTTCAATGAAATCATTTTTTTCAAGGATTTTTTCATTCGGAACGTTATTTGTTTCTAGTTTATTATTAAGAAAAATTAGTGTTGTTAATTTATTTGTGATAAATGTTACAGTTGTTATTTTTGTGGTTATGTATCTAATTTTTAGAATTAATAAATCTGTTCGAATCAAGGCGTAA